tgtgtgtgtttgtgagtgcgtgtactgtatgtgtgtgtatgttggtgtgcttgcattttgtgtgtgtgtgtttgtgagtgcgtgtactgtatgtgtgtgtatgttggtgtgcttgcattttgtgtgtgtgtgtttgtgagtgcgtgtactgtatgtgtgtgtatgttggtgtgcttgcattttgtgtgtgtgtgtttgtgagtgcgtgtactgtatgtgtgtgtatgttggtgtgcttgcattttgtgtgtgtgtgtttttttattttgtgtatgtgtgtatgtgtatgtgtgtttatattttgtgtgtttttttgaattgtgtttgtgttttatatttgtgtttgtattttgtgtgtattgtatgtgtgtgtgggggtgtgtgtgagcgtgtgtttgcgtgtgtctgtattgtgtgcgtatatttgcttttgtgtgtgtatagtgtgtgtctgtttgtgtgtgtgtataatgtgtgtgagtgtgtgtttgtgtgtgtgagcatgtgtattctgtgtattgtgcgtgtgtttgcgtgtgtgtgtgtgtgtgtttgcgtgtgtgtattgtgtgtttgtgtgtgtgtgtcttgtgtgtgtgagtgtgtgtgtattgtgtgtttgagtgtgtgtttgtgtgtgagtgtgtgtattgtgtgtgtttacgtgtgtgtgtgattgtgtgtattatgtgattgtgtgtttgcgtgtgtgtgttttgtgtgtgtgtaagtgtgtttgtgtgtgtgtgtgattgtgtgtattgtgtgtgtgagtgtgtgtttgtgtgtgtttgcgtgtgtgtgtattttgtgtgtgtgagtgtgtatgtattgtgtgcgtgtttgcgtatgtgtgtgtgattgtgtgtattttgtgtgtatgagtgtgtgtttgcgtgtgtttgtattgtgtgtgagtgtgtgtgtggttgtgtgtattgtgtgtgtgtgtttgcgtgtgtgtgtgagtgtgtgtattgtgtgtgtgtgtgtttgcatgtgtgtgtgagattgtgtgtgtgtgtttgcgtgtgtgtgtgtgtgattgagtgtgtgtgagtgtgtgtattgtgtgtattgtgtgtgtgagtgtgtgtattgtgtgtattgtgtgtgtgagtgtgtgattgagtgtattgtgtgtattgtgtgtgtgtgtttgcgtgtgtgattgagtgtgtgtgagtgtgtgtattgtgtgtattgtgtgtgtgagtgtgtgtgttgtgtgtgtgtttgcgtgtgtgtgtattgtgtgtattgtgtgtgtgtgtttgcgtgtgtgtgtgtgtgattgagtgtgtgtattgtgtgtattgtgtgtgtgagtgtgtgtgttgtgtgtgtgtttgcgtgtgtgtgtattgtgtgtattgtgtgtattgtgtgtgtgagtgtgtttatcaGCCCTGGTGCCTCACTGTCTGCAGTGATACCTAAGCACATAGCTCAGGTCTGAGATAAGCTGTGCCTTTCCCTGCCGCCGTGCCGCTCCGTCCACAGGAAGCAGAAGAGCGTTCTGAAGGTTCTCTCTGCGCTTCCCGCTCCAGCACAATCGCAGTTCTGTGTTCGGAATCGTCCTTGACATTCCTTTCATCCTACAATAGGGTGGACGCGGTGTACTGGAAAGCATGACATCATTATCACTGAcggacattttaaataaatcaccTGCCCTCTTCCCAGATCTTCTCTCCTACtcattctgtttttctttctttcttaaggtcctaaagaataataataataaaatgaactaGGAGCCCCTTTTTTTACTGCATTTGTCCCAGCTCTAACcggtaattaaaaaaaaggaatgttttgaaaataaataggaTTGATGGCGTAGGTAAACAGGCGGAGTTATGGCAGCAGAAAGGTATTCTGGGTCCTCCTGGGACTGAACGTGGTCACTGAAACATTACTCTTCAGAAGGTGTAACATAGCCTTTTAGGCCTTTTGCGTTCACACACTTTTCAGCTGATTTATCAGGTAACGGAGAACAGACCAGGCACTCGCAactaagaatgtgtgtgtgtgtttgtgtgtctgtgtggggggaaATAGCTGGATAAAAAATGACCTTTTTAACTTTTTAGAAAAGCACCAAATGTGAAGTAAGTGTTAGTGGTGTTAGCCTACCTCCTGGTGGAAGAGCTTGCTCTTCTACTGACCGCAAACAGGAGAGAAGAGgccagtcaaacaaacactgtcGACCCAGGTGCTAATTGAACTGCAATTTCCCTTTCTCCCCAAAGTGAATAAAAGCCTTATTAACATTTAGCAAATGGTGCCACACAAAAGCAGCTTCTTAGGTTTCACAGGTGTCTGAAAGGTGGGCTGTTGTTTGTGCAGTGGCCACAGCGGTCGGCTTAAGGCACACGGTACTTAAGCGTGACTTCACAACACCTCTGAAGGGTCTGTCCTCAGAGTGCTGCCTGGGCTAGTGTTATTACTGAGAGGTCGAGGCACTCACAGACTCTGCATATGCAAATAGAATGCCTGGCAagttttctctttttatttccaGTGGAGCTTTTTAATCAAGAGAAAATGCAGTATGTTTCATTCAAACGCGCTTTCTTTATCCTCTGTTGCCATTGGCTGAGCTGTTTTTATCTGTTTTGTGCAGAAGGAAAGCGTTTGACTTTAAGTGTGGGGTACTGAGAGTCTTCACTTAATGATTTAAATAGTTCAGAGGAAccgtgaaaacaacaaaaatagatttcccccctctctcccgttTTACATAAACTGGAAGTTAACCGAtggctgaaaacaaaatggattctGCACGGGCAACGTTGAGCATCAGAGGCAGCACCTCACCTGCCAATCACGCGTCAAGACGTAGATCCCCTAAACATTTCTTCTCATAATTCAGGACAATTATCGCATTAGTATTTCAGATAATCACCACTGCGTATTTTGCTATTGTTATTTCATGGCTATTCCAGACTCTGGCACAAGGCCCCGCCGTGTGGCTTTCAAACCTAAAAAAACGATTAGTTCCTGTACGTGTAGCTCTATTTCATTGGAAAGGAAGTCGACCAGTTTCAAAATGGCCTGTATTatttaacaaattaaattcTGCCAGCTTCACGCACCTTCAGATGAGAGGGTGACCTGAGCCTGTGACTCCCACATCACATGGGGAACCAACACAATAGCCATATATATAACCGGCCTCCCTCTTCTCAGAAATACCTTGATTTAATTTCTGAAGACACAGAGGAAGAATCTGCAGAGCAAAACTCCCAAAGTTAATTGTCTGTGTACGCTAACAACGTGTCCTTGTTAACCGCGCCAGTCGAATTCCCCCGACGTCTAAAACTTCTCTGTTCTTGTTCTTCTTGTGATTCTGCCCACCAGAGAGCTGGCGTTATCTCTGTCTCACCTATGCTGGGACAGACTGTGAGTTGCTCCGACGTTCCCGGTACGGTTTGCGTAACACCAAATGATAATGGGAACAGAAAGGTCACTCGATAaagcggtgcattgtgggcccCCCCCTGCTGCAGCGGCGCTGGAACAGCCTGGGTGGCTTCACTGGTCCGCTCGCCCCGGTGGGCCCCGGTGGGCCCAGTTCAGCTCTCTGTCCGGCGGGCGCTACTTCCTGTAGTGAGTTTAGCGCTGGCTGTTGTGTAGAAGGTAGATATGGCTCTGGCTGGGCCTAGCGCTAGCGTTGGTTAAGCTCTCTACAAAAGCGACAGGCAGTCGGGCAGCGTAGCGGCCTTCTCCTGGCTCCGTACCTTCCTCTGAAGGCTTCACTGTGGACGCTGTGGCACTCAACACCCCCTCCCGCCTCTTTTCTCCTCAGATGAAATGAAGGATGAGTTTGATTCCATGGGGCCTGAAGTCACTCATCAGAGACTTGGAAAcggtacaggtgagtgagctcaCTTCCAAGGGAAAATttggaacagtgtgtgtgtgtgtgcgtgtgtgtgtgcgggcatacacgtgtgtgtgtgtgtgtgtgtgtgtgctcattctCAGCGCTGGTCTGTTctgaacagaggaaccaaatcCTACCTGCCACTTCTAATTATGTAAACCAAGCTGATTTCCACCCACCCGCCTCTTGGGAATTAACTTCTCCTGCCATGATATCATCCGGCccgctgctgattggctgtggcggAGCGCCCGTAAACAGCAGCCGCCCAATGGCGCTCTTTCCCTGCGGCTCCCTCATCTTCCTGGTAATGCCTGTTTTTTGGGAACAATTCCGTTTCCATAGAAATAAATACCATTTCACGTTCCATTCGGAGTCTGCACTGGAAACAATGCAAAGTGCAGAATTTTTAATTTACGTCATAAAGGGAACAGGGCATTAGTATTTATTTGCTACAAACAATTTTACTACCTGTCGACATGATATTTCAGCGAGGGAATATCCCTAATGAGAAACATGCTCTGAACACGTCGTCATGTAGTTCCAGACTGTCTCTGTCAGTCAGGGAGCAGCGATGGGTGTGTATTACTGCATCTGAGAGTGAGAGCATCACAAATCACATTTAAGTGCAAAATCAAATTTGGCCTAAATTTGATTTGTTTAGTCCGTGTACTTTTGAATCCGACTACAATGCGACCGTAAAATACTCATCCATTTCACTACCAGTTGTGAATCACAACAGCAGACCTTTCAGGTTCCTTGCAGTCCAGTGTTTGATAATCGCTCGGTGCGATAGCGCACATATTTACATACAGGCCACTTAGGCTGAGCTTTGCCGATCACCCGGCCGGCCTTTACTGGTGTACTGTACAATCACCCAGCCTTTACTGGTGTACTGTACGATCACCCAGCCTTTACTGGTGTACTGTACGATCACCCAGCCTTTACTGGTGTACTGTACGATCACCCAGCCTTTACTGGTGTACTGTACGATCACCCAGCCTTTACTGGTGTACTGTACGATCACCCAGCCTTTACTGGTGTACTGTACGATCACCCAGCCTGCCTTTACTGGTGTACTGTACGATCACCCGGCCTTTACTGGTGTACTGTACGATCACCCAGCCTTTACTGGTGTACTGTACGATCACCCAGCCTTTACTGGTGTACTGTACAATCACCCAGCCTTTACTGGTGTACTGTACGATCACCCAGCCTTTACTGGTGTACTGTACGATCACCCAGCCTTTACTGGTGTACTGTACGATCACCCAGCCTTTACTGGTGTACTGTACGATCACCCAGCCTTTACTGGTGTACTGTACGATCACCCAGCCTTTACTGGTGTACTGTACGATCACCCAGCCTTTACTGGTGTACTGTACGATCACCCAGCCTTTACTGGTGTACTGTACGATCACCTAGCCTTTACTGGTGTACTGTACGATCACCCTGCCTGCCTTTACTGGTGTACTGTACGATCACCTCGCCTTTACTGGTGTACTGTACAATCACCCAGCCTTTACTGGTGTACTGTATGATCACCCAGCCTTTACTGGTGTACTGTACGATAACCCAGCCTTTACTGGTGTACTGTACGATCACCTAGCCTTTACTGGTGTACTGTACGATCACCCTGCCTGCCTTTACTGGTGTACTGTACGATCACCTCGCCTTTACTGGTGTACTGTACGATCACCCAGCCTTTACTGGTGTACTGTACAATCACCCAGCCTGCCTTTACTGGTGTACTGTACGATCACCCAGCCTTTACTGGTGTACTGTACGATCACCCTGCCTTTACTGGTGTACTGTACGATCACCCAGCCTTTACTGGTGTACTGTACGATCACCCAGCCTGCCTTTACTGGTGTACTGTACGATCACCTCGCCTTTACTGGTGTACTGTACGATCACCCAGCCTTTACTGGTGTACTGTACAATCACCCAGCCTGCCTTTACTGGTGTACTGTACGATCACCCAGCCTTTACTGGTGTACTGTACGATAACCCAGCCTTTACTGCTGTACTGTACGATTTAAAGGATCCATTGACAGTTTGACATTTTCAAGCCGTTTTGACAACGACACAATCCACTACCTTGACCTTTTATAAATTGGACCGTAAAGTGTTTACAGCTCCACAAACCACAACGCGCCGAGTTGACTTTGTTCGTCGGAGAGGCAATCTAATTAAAAGGTAGCTAATAAAAATGAGCCCAAATCCTATAAAGCAAAGCCTTCGGCCTCATAATATTTAGCTTAGTTGGCAAATTGGGCAGGAGGTACGGGAGACCCTTCTGCGGGACATATCAGCAGTGACAGGACTCTGGTTTTATAAAGAGCAGGAGGAAAGTTGGCTGTTTGGCAggacagctttttttttgttggcctGTAATCAGCGTGGACCAATGAGGATCTGCTGTTTCCTGCCGGATGGAGGCTGGCGGTGTGTTATTAGCTTTGTTAGCGATTGGGCGGCTATCTCTTGTCTGCAGCTCTGGGTTCCCCCAAGAGCAGGAATTGGAGGAATCCTTCCAGGACCCCACGGGACTTTAGCCAATTTCCGACTTTTAAAAACAtcccttttttaaaattaaaatacagcCAAGAGATTCCTGAGGAACACTAAATTCgaacttttttcctttttatcaaTAAAGACAGGGAACATATATTTGCAAATTAAGTACattatgtatttaaaaacattctgaTGTGCTTTAACAACCAAGTCTGATTTAATAAATGTGTCATTCTCTCCTGGTGATCTTAAAGATAAATATTGTAAGCATCATCATCaaatttcagttaattttaaGTGATGAAGGAAATCacaagtgaaattggcaatctGAGTAAATGTGATTTTGGCATAAACATTTTTAGCGTGACTGGTAATATGTTTAAAGCAAGAACGGTTCATCTTTAAAAGCCCTTCCACCATTCATGACAGCACTATCCTGAGATTAACTCATATTTCTTCTTTTAGTGGCCATTATGTGACAAGATGAACCCGTAACTTAGATGTATACTTCCCAAACTACCACCATAACCCTTTCCTGGGCTGTCTCCATTGCATTTCCAGCAGCATGTTTAGAATGTCTTACTGTAGCACCACATCTCTCTTGGGGGGACACAAAACAACtcaatttctgttttttaaccccccccctGCCATATTCCCTCTCTTGTCTTTCCTCCAGTTAAGAGCGTGGATTGCACTGTGGAGTTGGAGGAGTTCTTCTCCGGGCGGAAGCTGGGAGGTCCGGAGAGCCACGTGGTCAGCATCGCCGAATACCTGCAGCGAGGGGACACCGCCATCATCTACCCAGAAGCCCCGGAGGAGCTGTCGCGCCTGGGGACGCCCGAGGCCAACGGCCCGGAGGAGAACGGTGAGGACAGGGGCGATGGGGGAGGGCAGCCGTCCTGCTTACCTTAGTACTCAGGCACCAGCGCCATCCCACTGGATTTCACATACATGCTTCTAAAATAGACAATCTGGGGCTTTGGTTGTAAGAAATATTTTGTATATCATAAATTATATTCAACTTTAATTTTGGTATTACTAAAAATAGGAATAGTCATGTCATTACATGACTTAAATGGCAGTTAAAATGCAAAGTGACCTGtatggaaatgtttttattacaacAATTTGATTACACCACATAGAATTGTGAATGACATTGTGTATGATTATGAGTTATGATATATGTACACAGTGAAAATCCCACAGTGATCCCACAGTCCTCCTGATGGCCTCACTTATGACTGCTTACACAGATCTGGCCAGTTTTTACtgacttgtccagggtgtacagtacatatgtatgtgtgtgtgtttctgtccatgtgtgtgagtgtgcatgtgtcagtgagtgtgagtgtgtgttagtgtgagtgtgtgtgtgtgtgggggcacgtgtgtgtgtgtgtgtgtgtgtgtgtgtgtgtgggggggcagtgtgtgtgtatgtgtgtgtgtgtgtgggggcacgggtgcgtgtgtgtgtgtgtgtgtgggtgtgtgcgtgtgtgtgcgtgtgggggcacgggtgtgtgtgtggggggggggggcagtgtgtgtgtgtgtgtgtgtgtgcgtgtgggggcacgggtgtgtgtgtgggggggggggggggcagtgtgcgtgtgtgtgtgtgcgtgtgtgtgtgtgtgtgggggggggcagtgtgtgtgtgtgtgtgtgtgtgtgtgtgtgggggggggcagtgtgtgtgtgtgtgtgtgtgtgcgtgtgggggggggggcacgggcaGCTCGAGACGCTGGCACTCGGTGCAGCAGATTGCAGAGATGCCTCCTGTCCCAGTCTGGGCAGCAGGCCCATTAGCTGCCATTGATTTGCTGACCTTTTGGCCcacttccccctctccccgccccctcccccccgcccctcccccgtcCCCCCGCACAGACGTACCACCTGGAACTCCAGATGCTTTCGCCCAACTGTTGACCTGCCCCTACTGCGACCGGGGCTACAAGCGCCTGACATCACTCAAGGAGCACATCAAATACCGGCACGAGAAGAACGAGGAGAACTTCTCCTGCCCTCTGTGCAGCTACACGTTCGCTTACCGCACTCAGCTGGAGCGACATATGGCCACACACAAGCCAGGAAGAGATCAGGTGAGGCTCATATGCCtatccccgccccccccccccctcttcctcctccttttctttctcttcctcgcTCTTTATTTCTGCTGTGCAATAAGCCCTCTGAGAAAAGATATCATTTTGATTGGCAATCATTATTAATTTTTCATGGCATTTTGAAGATGCGGATCTTTTAATGGTAATAGCTTTAATTGGGACCTAAATGGATTTTTGATGGCCTCCTCTGATATGGTTTAGCAGTCTTATGTTCACGATCGAATGATTGTGTTAATTTCCAATTTAGAAATTTTATCTGCTCTTTAACTTCACTTTACTCTTAAGCTTTTATGTTCCTTAAACTCAGTCTAAACATATTCCATTTCACTATTTTCATCTGGCTCTCATCTCGTCGGGCCATCATCACTCTTAAAGGTGCTCCTGGATGCGTCAGCTTCTTACAGCACTTCTTCTGAAGTTTCTTTATCTCTGTCAAATTGCCTCAAATTTGTGTTTCGCAATATACTACGAACTACTGTacggcatttttatttttgaagaatCCTGGTAAAACTGGTAATATCTGcctaattacaaataaataatacctAGTTTGATTAATGTGTGTAAAGTGAAAGACAACTTTGGAAGATTCTTATTTTTCTCTGAAGTGCACTGTACcctaaatacaatttaaaaagttttaagTCAACCTTATCCTATTCCCGGACTCTTAATGCAGTCACATTAACTCCTTTAAATATTTGTGAATTATCTTAAATCACACTCAGCAGGATTCATGCGATCTgacacacacctgactccccaGCTAGAACGAGCAGCTGGGATTTGGAGCAATCCAGTGTCCTAATCCTCGGATTGCTTCAGTATTTGCTTATTTGTTTGCATCCTCTATTTGGAAAGGCCTTCCTCTGCAGTCACATGACTGCGCAGTGTTGGAGGAATAGTCACATGACTGGACAGTGTTGGAATGATAGTCGCATGACTGCACGGTGTTGGAATGATAGTCACATGACTGCGCGGTGTTGGAATGATAGTCACATGACTGCGCGGTGTTGGAATGATAGTCACATGACTGCGCGGTGTTGGAATGATAGTCACATGACTGTGCAGTGTTGGAATGATAGTCACATGACTGCGCGGTGTTGGAATGATAGTCACATGACTGTGCAGTGTTGGAATGATAGTCACATGACTGTGCAGTGTTGGAATGATAGTCACATGACTGTGCGGTGTTGGAGCAGTAGTCACATGACTCTGCGGTGTTGGAATGATAGTCACATGACTGTGCGGTGTTGGAGCAGTAGTCACATGACTCTGCGGTGTTGGAGCGATAGTCACATGACTCCGTGGTGTTGAGCAGTAGTCACATGACTGCATGGTGTTGGAGCGATAGTCACATGACTGCGGGCATAGAGGCCGGGGGACAGCTGATTGGGCGAGTGGACGCCGTGTGGGAGAGTCTCACAGTGTTTCCTCAGAGGATATCTCCCTGTGACTGTTATTTCCTCTCCTGTGCACATCTCAATGTTCACACGCCccgttcatttattttaaaatccagaaactgtatttaaaaattaaagttCAGATCAGTTCCAAGTATAAATAAGGCTTGATTAGTTTTGCTTAATCTCTGTTTATATGTAAACGCATACATAATTATGACAGAACCTCAGAGGTAtttggccaatcagaagcaaaTACGCAGCAGCCAGCGGTGATGGCCTGCCCCTTTCCGGAACCCAGCACGGCGCAGTGTGTTTGGCGTCAGAATAAATCCCTCTCATTTGCGAGTGGCAATCGCAATTAGTAAAGGCAAATGATTGTATCATATTAACAGTGGCACAACTAAACTTTCCAGCGGCCCTCTGAGGGAATggcaggggtgtgtggggaCGGGGGGGGTGAAACAGCTGTTGCTGTTTGTTTATGCGACTCAGCAACATGCGAGCGTGGGCCCCTCCCCTCCGGAGCCTGGTGGACCGAGTCGCGCTTGATCTTTGAAGGATGCTGCTGTTTGAACAAACCTCCGTGTCCCGCGCCACGCCATCTGTCTCCACGGCGAGGTGGGCAGGGACTGCACACCCCGGCGCTTGTCAGCATGGATCAGGGGGCTGGTCTCTGCGCACAGCACAGATCTTTTGTATTTCCTAACCATTTAACACGCTCACCTCCCACTCGGAATTAATTGCGCACGCCTGGTGAGTCGAGGGGCTTGGCTTCGCGTGCGCacgttgttattgttgttattgctaTTATATTTCCATTTCAGGGGCgccttttttaaattgcaaatacggggggcggggggcgggggggtgaggACGAATTCACCAACGTTCTACCTTTGAACGGTAATTTGACTCGCGCTTTGCACTGGGTGTTCTACATTTATTAAAGAACCTTCTGATGATTAACTTTAAGTTAATTTGCAACCTATTAGAAAAATTGAGGTGCATACAGGGAAATTTGCGTAagcatttgttttgcatataATTAGGTTAATGTATGAAGGTTGGTATTTTACTGGAGAGGCCTATCGCATAATCAGAGATTATCACAAATGAATAAAAGTCGATCAGATTGCTGTTTCTAATGAGGGGAAACTCTCTGGGAGCTGTTATTTATGATATTTCCGCTTGCCAAACTCTAAAGGCTTGCAAGCCAGGAAATTAAAAGGTATGTGATTGACTCTGTTATCATTGCCACACTTGTACTCTCTCAGTGGTGTTGGAGGAAGAAAGGCAAGATGGTGTGCAAGGAACGGCAGCCATTTGGCTTCGCCCGCAACGCGCCGATTGTGATTATTTACTGAAGTCTTCTTCTGAAAGGTTTGTGAAGAGCTCATGTAAATACCTTCTCTTCTGCAGCACCAACTGCTGAACCAGGGAGCTGGCAACCGCAAGTTCAAATGCACAGAATGCGGCAAGGCCTTCAAATACAAACACCATCTGAAGGAGCACCTGCGGATCCACAGCGGTGGGTGTCGAGGGGCTTGTTCTCTCCCTTTGAATATTCATTACCTTGATTTAAGATTGTTGTGAACTTCAGAGGACTTTCAAAATTGattggcattttttttttttcttcctcccaCTGTCAATGAATGACTCATTCTCCTCCGCAGCACTCCAAGAGCCTGTCGTAGTCCAGCAGTAAATAGATCAGTGTGGCTCAGGAATTGGAGCATTCAGGAATGTGATTTTCCAGTcagttttttgttattattagtattattatttattgcggTGTTTGACGGTACGCTGTGCTGGTTTCCTCCGCAGGTGAGAAGCCGTACGAATGCCCAAACTGCAAGAAGCGCTTCTCCCACTCGGGCTCTTACAGCTCCCACATCAGCAGTAAGAAGTGCATCGGGCTGATCGCGGTGAACGGGCGGATGCGCGGCAGCATGAAGGCAGGGTCCTCGCCCACGTCAGCGTCCTCCTCCCCCACCAACTCCGCCATCAGCCAGCTGCGGCACAAGCTGGAGAACGGGAGGCCTCCGGGGCTTCCAGACCCTTCCGGCCACCTCGACATCAAGACCGAGCCGCTGGACTTCAACGACTACAAGCTCCTGATGGCCTCCCACGGCTTCGGCGCGCCCGCGCCCTTCATGAACGGAGGGATGGGGGGCGGGAGCCCGCTGGGGGTGCACAATTCGGCCCAGAGTCCCTTGCAGCATTTGGGGATGGGGATAGACGCTCAGCTCCTCGggtaccccggtctgggaaacAACCTGAGCGAGGTGCAGAAGGTCCTCCAGATCGTCGACAACACCGTGTGCCGGCAGAAAATGGACTGCAAGCCCGAGGAGATCTCCAAGCTCAAGGCCTACATGAAGGAGCTGGGGTCTCCAATGGAGGAGTCCAGGCAGGGCCTGACCTCTCCCGGGGCTCCCCCGGCCAGTCTTCCCGTCGTCAGCCACAACGGCGCCACCAAAAGCATCATCGACTACACGCTAGAGAAGGTGAACGAAGCCAAAGCCTGCCTCCAGAGCTTGACCACGGACTCAAAGAGACAAATTAGCAATATCAAAAAGGAGAGATCGAATCACGTGCTGGATCTCGGCCTCGAAGACAAGATGCACAACAACAACATGCTGTTTACACCCTTTTCCTGCCAGTACTGCAAAGAAACGTTTCCAGGTCCGATTCCCCTGCATCAACATGAACGCTACCTGTGCAAAATGAACGAGGAGATCAAGGCGGTCCTCCAGCCCAGTGAAAACCTGGTGTCCAACAAGCCTGGGATGTTCACAGAGAAGCACGCCCTCCTCCTATCTTCCATGCTATCTGAAAAAGGGGTACCAAGCTCCTTTAACCCCTACAAGGACCACATGTCTGTACTGAAAGCTTACTTCGCTATGAACATGGAGCCCAATTCGGAGGAACTACTAAAGATTTCCATAGCGGTCGGCCTCCCTCAAGACTTTGTGAAAGAGTGGTTTGAGCAGAGGAAAGTCTACCAGTACAGCAATTCCAGGACCTCACCTCTAGAACGGAACAGTTTGGACATGTCGCTGGCTGCCGCCAATCACACCCCCTCGAAAGATTCCATGGCAGCCAGGTCCCCGGTGTCTCTGATCAAGGCCAGCGACCGCATCATGTCCCCCTCCATCGCAGAGCTCCACAACAACCTCAGCAGCTGCGACACGCCTCTCCAGCACTCCAAAACCGCCCAGTTCGGCAGCGGGAAGCAGATGGGCGACAAGTTGGACCACTCGAGGAGCAACACTCCTTCCCCTTTGAACCTTTCTTCCACGTCTTCGAAAAACTCCCACAGCAGCTCATACACTCCAAACAGCTTCACCTCGGAGGACCTTCAGGCCGAGCCTCTGGACCTCTCCCTGCCAAAGTTCATGAGGGAGCCCAAGGGGGTTCTGAGTGTGAAAAGCAGGCCCAAACCCAACAGCATACCGACAGACCACCACAGCGCTCCATCACCACGGGAGCTGCTGGAGGAGCCGCTCAACCTGGCCTATCTCAAGAAGGAGTTTGCCGGCtccaacaacatcaacaacctGGACAAAAGCACTAGCCCCATGTTCGGCATTAACCCCTTCGGCGGCAAACCTTTGTACACCTC
This region of Conger conger chromosome 17, fConCon1.1, whole genome shotgun sequence genomic DNA includes:
- the LOC133116554 gene encoding zinc finger E-box-binding homeobox 2-like isoform X2, giving the protein MDGVRARGLTWDPQEAWWKRFSTNPRVVCASIKVLNYENVVETGSETDEDDKLLVSEEDGLANGEASPASLPNHEAASPRVGHALMTKEEEEEEDLRNGGVEHVWRERDMLHASVHDEMKDEFDSMGPEVTHQRLGNGTVKSVDCTVELEEFFSGRKLGGPESHVVSIAEYLQRGDTAIIYPEAPEELSRLGTPEANGPEENDVPPGTPDAFAQLLTCPYCDRGYKRLTSLKEHIKYRHEKNEENFSCPLCSYTFAYRTQLERHMATHKPGRDQHQLLNQGAGNRKFKCTECGKAFKYKHHLKEHLRIHSGEKPYECPNCKKRFSHSGSYSSHISSKKCIGLIAVNGRMRGSMKAGSSPTSASSSPTNSAISQLRHKLENGRPPGLPDPSGHLDIKTEPLDFNDYKLLMASHGFGAPAPFMNGGMGGGSPLGVHNSAQSPLQHLGMGIDAQLLGYPGLGNNLSEVQKVLQIVDNTVCRQKMDCKPEEISKLKAYMKELGSPMEESRQGLTSPGAPPASLPVVSHNGATKSIIDYTLEKVNEAKACLQSLTTDSKRQISNIKKERSNHVLDLGLEDKMHNNNMLFTPFSCQYCKETFPGPIPLHQHERYLCKMNEEIKAVLQPSENLVSNKPGMFTEKHALLLSSMLSEKGVPSSFNPYKDHMSVLKAYFAMNMEPNSEELLKISIAVGLPQDFVKEWFEQRKVYQYSNSRTSPLERNSLDMSLAAANHTPSKDSMAARSPVSLIKASDRIMSPSIAELHNNLSSCDTPLQHSKTAQFGSGKQMGDKLDHSRSNTPSPLNLSSTSSKNSHSSSYTPNSFTSEDLQAEPLDLSLPKFMREPKGVLSVKSRPKPNSIPTDHHSAPSPRELLEEPLNLAYLKKEFAGSNNINNLDKSTSPMFGINPFGGKPLYTSLPPQSAFPPASFMPPVQASIPGLRPYPGLDQMSFLPHMAYTYATGAATFAELQQRRKYQRKPGFQGELIDGTADYMSGLDDLTDSESCLSRKKIKKTESGMYACDLCDKTFQKSSSLLRHKYEHTGKRPHQCQICKKAFKHKHHLIEHSRLHSGEKPYQCDKCGKRFSHSGSYSQHMNHRYSYCKREAEEREAAEREAREKGHLEPTELLMNRAYLQGLTPQGYPDPDERDTILREGAAEGPMRERQGEVEGAYTELGGRQDEFEEEEEEESENKSVDTDPENGERSMDESSVDGKAETKSDHEDGV